In Sphingobacteriales bacterium, a single genomic region encodes these proteins:
- a CDS encoding response regulator, translating to MKNSMQRRVLGILIAGFVVIFVINGFYSLKLLNSIRQNYRTSETSARALLAATINLKNEALKKFVEDYTVWDEMIKYIHSPDEVFARDNFILSSEIFKADYCLVFNENGNSVFAYNSLSSDHLNLKDYFDDMPSLFSKKPLIRFYLYHHGYVVEFFGGSIHPSLDTLRKSPPYGYFFVGKKWDYEFIEELKEITGLSFIPVTDTLKFDKRAQKIAFFLPLKGDIDTTPVVWLSASKTDSILNKLERSYLTQLTVVLLLCFIFLLLVIFLSLRWFVKPMRILKEALQNETDVTDNQRIMNVAEYNQIATLITTKAEQKKELNLTNKLYFNLLSLFPAPVVVTGKDFRIKLCNEKTIQLFKKTSDELTNEYFKDIFPEEVRETINHELKWLKFEKKGRNFEIQWVEQNGSKVYFEISSAVLKNEQGDIEEVIFSLFNQTALKLQYEALNEALKKAEESDQLKTSFLMSMSHELRTPLNVIIGLSSVCNKETSTEEMLEYAEIIKNSGLQLSGIIDDLFDVSLIESGNLRIENRKINIRDIFSDIGGIIRAEMQLMKKEHIRLSIPETAEDVEIFSDPIRVKQVLINLLKNALKFTEEGSVEAGYYLQNEKECVFYIKDSGIGIEKESQDKIFQKFWQAQETAGKSNRGAGLGLYISYHLAKLLNGNLWIESEKGIGSTFYFSVPLYKINNDKKLMTDLSESTNGLKGKKILLAEDEDFNFMLVRHLLKKHECEVVRATNGKEALDIFNKDSGFDAIIMDLRMPVMGGYEAIKEIRKTNTSIPIIALTAMVISGSREEVLDCGADEFIEKPFNPEILVERLKELIK from the coding sequence ATGAAAAACAGTATGCAAAGAAGAGTGCTGGGAATATTGATAGCAGGGTTTGTGGTTATTTTTGTTATTAATGGATTTTATAGCCTTAAGCTGCTGAATAGCATCAGGCAGAATTACCGTACATCGGAGACCTCAGCCAGAGCATTGCTGGCTGCTACAATCAACCTGAAAAATGAGGCACTGAAGAAGTTTGTTGAGGATTACACTGTATGGGATGAAATGATCAAATACATCCATTCCCCTGATGAAGTATTTGCAAGGGATAATTTTATTTTATCATCTGAAATTTTTAAAGCTGATTATTGTCTTGTTTTCAATGAGAACGGGAATTCAGTTTTTGCTTACAATTCTCTGAGTTCAGATCATCTGAACCTGAAAGATTATTTTGATGATATGCCTTCGCTTTTCAGCAAAAAACCTTTAATCCGGTTTTATCTGTATCATCACGGATATGTGGTTGAGTTTTTTGGCGGCTCAATACATCCTTCCCTGGACACTTTAAGGAAAAGTCCGCCTTATGGCTATTTTTTCGTTGGAAAGAAATGGGATTACGAATTTATTGAGGAACTAAAGGAAATTACAGGTCTAAGTTTTATTCCCGTTACTGATACGTTAAAATTTGACAAGAGGGCTCAGAAAATTGCTTTTTTCCTTCCATTAAAAGGAGATATCGATACTACTCCCGTTGTTTGGTTATCTGCAAGTAAAACAGATTCAATTCTCAATAAACTGGAGAGAAGTTATCTGACGCAGCTTACGGTAGTACTTTTGTTATGTTTTATTTTCCTGCTTTTAGTCATTTTTCTTTCGCTCCGTTGGTTTGTAAAACCCATGAGAATTCTGAAAGAAGCCTTGCAGAATGAAACAGATGTTACGGATAATCAACGGATTATGAATGTTGCAGAATACAATCAGATAGCGACATTGATTACAACCAAGGCTGAGCAGAAAAAAGAACTGAATCTGACTAATAAACTTTATTTCAATCTTTTATCATTATTTCCTGCTCCCGTAGTGGTAACAGGGAAGGATTTCAGGATAAAACTGTGCAATGAAAAGACCATTCAATTATTTAAAAAGACATCAGATGAGTTGACTAATGAATACTTTAAAGATATTTTTCCGGAGGAAGTCAGAGAAACAATTAATCATGAGTTAAAATGGCTTAAATTTGAAAAGAAGGGCAGAAACTTTGAAATTCAATGGGTTGAGCAAAACGGAAGTAAGGTGTACTTCGAAATCAGCTCGGCTGTATTGAAAAACGAACAGGGCGATATTGAAGAAGTTATCTTTTCCTTGTTTAACCAGACTGCATTAAAACTTCAATATGAAGCGCTGAATGAAGCATTGAAGAAGGCTGAAGAATCAGATCAGCTGAAGACATCATTTTTAATGTCGATGTCGCATGAGCTTCGCACACCCCTTAATGTTATTATTGGGCTATCTTCAGTGTGTAATAAAGAAACTTCAACGGAAGAAATGCTGGAATATGCTGAAATTATAAAAAACAGTGGCTTGCAATTAAGTGGTATTATTGATGACTTGTTCGATGTTTCTTTGATAGAGTCGGGGAATTTGCGTATTGAAAACCGTAAAATAAATATCCGTGATATTTTCAGTGATATAGGTGGAATAATCAGAGCGGAAATGCAATTGATGAAGAAGGAGCATATCAGACTGAGTATTCCTGAAACAGCAGAAGATGTTGAAATATTTTCTGATCCCATCAGAGTAAAGCAGGTTTTGATTAATTTGCTGAAAAACGCATTGAAATTTACAGAAGAAGGCTCTGTTGAGGCAGGGTATTATTTGCAGAATGAAAAGGAATGCGTTTTTTATATTAAAGACAGTGGTATTGGAATTGAAAAGGAATCACAGGACAAGATATTTCAGAAATTTTGGCAGGCACAGGAAACTGCCGGTAAATCCAACAGGGGTGCCGGGTTGGGATTATATATTTCCTATCATTTGGCTAAATTATTGAATGGAAATTTATGGATTGAATCAGAAAAAGGAATTGGAAGCACCTTTTATTTTTCAGTCCCTCTTTATAAAATCAATAATGACAAAAAATTAATGACTGATCTGAGTGAATCGACAAATGGACTGAAAGGGAAAAAAATATTGCTTGCAGAAGATGAAGATTTTAACTTTATGCTGGTCAGGCATTTATTGAAAAAACACGAATGTGAAGTGGTCAGAGCCACTAATGGAAAGGAAGCACTCGATATATTCAATAAAGATAGTGGCTTTGATGCCATTATCATGGATTTGAGGATGCCGGTGATGGGGGGTTATGAAGCGATTAAGGAAATCAGAAAAACCAACACTTCCATTCCTATCATTGCCCTTACTGCTATGGTTATCTCAGGTAGCAGGGAAGAAGTGTTAGACTGTGGTGCAGATGAATTTATCGAGAAACCTTTTAATCCTGAGATTCTTGTAGAAAGACTAAAAGAACTTATTAAATAA